One Denticeps clupeoides chromosome 12, fDenClu1.1, whole genome shotgun sequence genomic window carries:
- the chl1b gene encoding neural cell adhesion molecule L1-like protein isoform X2, whose protein sequence is MRPLYSPGVACVLGVVLCLRVFSSSAALDIPLEVEQLPTIMEQSSSPMIAAPFDESFTMECEAKGNPEPEFRWTKNGQEFDPYQDSRLRTEDGSGTFTIPNNGNLSDFQGSYRCYASNKLGTAITEEIEFIVPNVPKFPKEKINPIEVEEGQSVILECNPPKGIPPLQIYWMTIDLQHIEQDERVSMGLNGNLYFSNALQKDSRRDYCCFASFPRIRTIVQKTAMSVVVKSRLNGDPESSQIRANAILERKPRLLTPSGVKTYTHLVKGEDLLLECIAEGFPTPNIEWVKVGDKLPDRALLENHGKLLTIPEVQDTDDGKYMCKAKNPHGETTHYFHVTVEEPPRWEFEPESQLSMIGTDVLIKCAVTGNPKPTVSWKVNGLSLNDVPASNRRVFDDKIVLRSATSSDSAVYQCEASNRHGTILANANIMIMNLRPVIVTEDSQQYSAIEGKGVVLNCKVFSSPPSTISWSREDSADPVKGERFSVHENGSLEIHKIERDDVGEYSCIAKNTEGSSAITANLDIKDPTRIIDPPQDQRILIGTTAQFSCQARFDSSFSRDFDVFWLKDGIVIALNETEDSGYLVEDGVLQIINVSFRDQGRYSCVARTPVDQDIASAQLIVLDVPDAPEDLMLSEDYGRSAKLKWIPGDDHNSTTSEFIIEFEDSQREPGNWREVLRIPGNHASASLKLHGHVEYRFRVKAVNAIGKSRPSEPTESYKTPATAPDKNPENIKIEGHLPHEMDINWEPLTPIEHNGPGLEYKVSYRQQGVEDNWHEHVVKRHSFVVKNTPTFVPYEIKIHARNHQGWAPEPKVIMGYSGEDFPSAAPDDVAVDVMNNTAVKVSWTRVHKDKLRGHLGGYRVNWWRLRSLLDSRRFHEDKHTLTFPGDRGHALIPGLRPFSEYSLIVMAFNSRGNGPGSHAVNFRTPEGVPDRPSAFRAVDIQKHSVSLSWARPIEAHGLLVGFLLQYQMINDTEEVGPLLTINISNPESSKWLLQDLEPVSKYKLYMRACTRVGCGPAASEECTTSTEAPSPEVPTRCFSMSMFSSCGKSTTRSPPSTTRSRATNATLSSLVPALLNVSSSVSHNFANISWIPGSAQKDSELYVAYMNNRKGNWKISEPVNASKTFHVIEGLEPGTEYTVRLMAKNWVDNSSIFEDVIRTKAKGLASIHGGISNQSWFIGLMCAVALLTLTLLIACFVNRNKGGKYSVKEKEDLHPDVESQGMNDDTFCEYSDNDEKPLKGSLHSHSGDIKPADSGDSLVDYGDEEGQFNEDGSFIGEYAGRKERASVEIKGTGQTAA, encoded by the exons ATGAGGCCGCTCTATAGCCCGGGCGTGGCCTGTGTCCTGGGCGTGGTCCTATGTCTCAGAGTCTTTTCTTCTTCCGCTGCTCTTGACATCCCCCTGGAGG TTGAACAGCTTCCCACGATCATGGAGCAGTCATCGAGCCCAATGATCGCCGCCCCCTTTGACGAGAGTTTCACAATGGAGTGCGAAGCCAAAGGCAACCCGGAGCCGGA GTTCCGGTGGACAAAAAATGGGCAAGAGTTTGATCCGTACCAAGACTCTAGGCTGAGGACTGAAGATGGCTCTGGGACATTCACAATTCCCAACAACGGGAACCTCTCAGACTTCCAGGGAAGCTATCGCTGTTACGCCTCAAACAAACTGGGGACGGCCATAACAGAGGAAATTGAATTCATCGTCCCCA ATGTTCCGAAATTTCCTAAAGAGAAAATTAACCCCATTGAAGTGGAAGAGGGCCAGTCTGTCATTTTAGAATGCAATCCACCCAAGGGCATCCCACCACTGCAGATCTACTGGATGACAATTG ACCTTCAACACATTGAGCAGGACGAGAGGGTGTCTATGGGCCTGAACGGGAACCTGTACTTCTCCAACGCCCTGCAGAAAGACAGCCGCAGGGACTACTGTTGCTTTGCCTCCTTCCCCAGGATACGGACCATTGTGCAGAAAACGGCCATGTCCGTCGTCGTCAAAAGCA GGTTAAATGGTGACCCAGAAAGCAGTCAGATCCGTG CCAACGCCATTCTGGAGAGGAAACCTAGGCTGCTGACGCCATCTGGTgttaaaacatacacacacctcgTGAAAGGAGAAGATCTACTTCTTGAGTGCATTGCTGAAGGCTT CCCAACCCCCAACATTGAGTGGGTCAAAGTGGGTGACAAACTTCCAGACCGAGCACTTTTGGAGAATCATGGGAAGCTCCTAACCATTCCGGAGGTGCAGGATACAGATGATGGGAAATACATGTGCAAAGCAAAGAATCCTCACGGGGAAACTACTCACTACTTTCACGTGACTGTGGAGG agCCACCCCGGTGGGAGTTTGAGCCTGAGAGCCAGCTGAGTATGATCGGCACCGACGTGCTCATCAAGTGCGCCGTGACGGGCAACCCCAAGCCCACCGTCTCCTGGAAAGTCAACGGCCTCTCTCTGAATG ATGTCCCCGCCTCCAACAGGCGAGTGTTTGACGATAAAATTGTCCTGCGCAGCGCCACTTCCAGTGACAGCGCCGTTTATCAGTGCGAAGCCTCCAACAGGCACGGGACCATCTTAGCCAACGCCAACATTATGATCATGA ACCTGAGACCTGTGATTGTGACTGAGGACAGTCAGCAGTACTCCGCCATTGAGGGGAAGGGCGTGGTCCTAAACTGTAAGGTCTTCAGCTCCCCGCCTTCCACCATCTCCTG GAGCCGAGAAGACAGCGCCGATCCTGTGAAGGGCGAGCGCTTTTCTGTCCACGAGAACGGCTCGCTGGAGATCCACAAGATCGAGAGAGACGATGTGGGAGAGTATTCATGCATCGCCAAAAATACAGAAGGCTCGTCGGCCATTACCGCCAACTTAGACATTAAAG ATCCCACCAGAATCATAGATCCACCGCAAGACCAACGGATCCTGATAGGAACCACTGCACAGTTCTCATGCCAGGCCCGTTTCGACTCATCCTTCAGCCGTGACTTTGACGTGTTCTGGCTCAAGGACGGCATAGTGATAGCCCTCAATGAGACTGAGGATTCTGG GTATCTTGTGGAGGACGGGGTTCTTCAGATCATCAACGTGAGCTTCAGAGACCAGGGCCGATACTCGTGTGTCGCCCGGACTCCAGTGGACCAGGATATTGCATCGGCACAGCTTATTGTCCTGG ATGTCCCTGATGCACCAGAAGACCTGATGTTGTCAGAAGACTATGGTAGGAGTGCAAAACTGAAATGGATCCCGGGGGATGACCACAACAGCACAACCTCGG AGTTCATTATAGAGTTTGAAGACAGTCAGCGGGAACCAGGGAATTGGAGGGAAGTGCTGCGCATCCCTGGCAACCACGCCTCTGCGTCTCTGAAGCTGCACGGCCATGTCGAGTACCGCTTCCGCGTCAAGGCGGTCAACGCCATAGGGAAGAGTCGTCCGAGCGAGCCCACCGAGAGCTACAAAACTCCGGCCACAG CTCCTGACAAGAATCCTGAAAACATCAAAATCGAAGGTCATTTGCCGCATGAAATGGATATTAACTGGGAG CCATTGACTCCAATTGAGCACAACGGTCCCGGCTTGGAGTATAAGGTGAGCTACAGGCAGCAAGGTGTCGAGGACAACTGGCACGAGCATGTGGTGAAGAGACACTCATTCGTGGTGAAGAACACTCCCACGTTTGTCCCCTATGAGATCAAAATCCATGCCAGGAACCACCAGGGGTGGGCGCCGGAGCCCAAAGTAATCATGGGTTACTCAGGAGAGGACT TTCCATCCGCAGCCCCGGACGACGTTGCAGTGGACGTGATGAACAACACGGCGGTGAAGGTCAGCTGGACGCGCGTCCACAAGGACAAGCTGCGCGGACATCTGGGAGGCTACAGG GTAAACTGGTGGAGGCTGCGCAGTCTCCTGGATTCAAGGAGATTTCACGAGGACAAGCACACGCTGACGTTTCCCGGAGACAGGGGGCACGCCCTGATTCCCGGACTCCGGCCCTTCTCCGAGTACAGCCTGATCGTCATGGCTTTCAACAGCCGGGGAAACGGACCGGGCAGCCATGCTGTCAACTTCAGAACCCCCGAGGGAG TGCCAGACCGGCCATCTGCTTTCAGAGCCGTGGACATACAGAAACACAGCGTCTCGTTAAGCTGGGCCCGTCCGATAGAAGCGCACGGCCTCCTCGTGGGATTCTTACTCCAGTACCAGATGA TCAATGACACAGAAGAAGTGGGGCCACTTCTCACCATCAACATCAGCAACCCGGAGAGCAGCAAGTGGCTCCTGCAGGACCTTGAGCCCGTGAGCAAATACAAGTTGTACATGAGAGCCTGCACCCGAGTCGGCTGTGGCCCTGCGGCCAGCGAGGAGTGCACCACCAGCACAGAAGCCC CCTCGCCAGAAGTACCAACACGCTGCTTCAGTATGAGCATGTTTTCTTCCTGTG GCAAGTCCACTACCCGCTCTCCTCCAAGCACCACAAGGTCCCGTGCGACCAATGCCACTCTGTCCTCCTTAG TTCCGGCCTTGTTGAATGTTAGTTCGTCAGTTAGCCACAACTTTGCAAATATCAGCTGGATTCCGGGGAGCGCGCAAAAGGACTCAGAGTTGTATGTTGCATATATGAACAACC GTAAAGGTAACTGGAAGATATCCGAGCCGGTAAACGCCTCTAAGACTTTCCACGTCATTGaagggcttgaacctgggactgaaTACACTGTGCGCCTTATGGCTAAGAACTGGGTTGATAATTCTAGTATTTTTGAAGATGTAATCAGGACAAAGGCCAAAG GTCTGGCCAGCATCCATGGAGGAATCTCCAATCAGAGCTGGTTCATTGGGCTGATGTGTGCGGTGGCCCTCCTCACTCTCACTCTGCTGATTGCCTGCTTTGTCAACAGGAACAAAGGAGGAAAATATTCAG TTAAAGAGAAGGAAGACCTTCACCCAGACGTGGAATCTCAGGGAATGAATGATGATACATTTTGTGAATACAG TGACAATGACGAGAAACCGCTGAAGGGCAGCCTGCATTCTCACAGCGGGGACATTAAACCAGCAGACAGCGGGGACAGTCTAGTGGACTATGGTGATGAAGAAGGCCAGTTCAACGAGGATGGCTCCTTCATTGGCGAATACGCAGGACGGAAGGAGCGGGCGTCTGTTGAAATCAAAGGGACCGGTCAGACTGCAGCATAA
- the chl1b gene encoding neural cell adhesion molecule L1-like protein isoform X4 produces the protein MRPLYSPGVACVLGVVLCLRVFSSSAALDIPLEVLAHINIEQLPTIMEQSSSPMIAAPFDESFTMECEAKGNPEPEFRWTKNGQEFDPYQDSRLRTEDGSGTFTIPNNGNLSDFQGSYRCYASNKLGTAITEEIEFIVPNVPKFPKEKINPIEVEEGQSVILECNPPKGIPPLQIYWMTIDLQHIEQDERVSMGLNGNLYFSNALQKDSRRDYCCFASFPRIRTIVQKTAMSVVVKSTNAILERKPRLLTPSGVKTYTHLVKGEDLLLECIAEGFPTPNIEWVKVGDKLPDRALLENHGKLLTIPEVQDTDDGKYMCKAKNPHGETTHYFHVTVEEPPRWEFEPESQLSMIGTDVLIKCAVTGNPKPTVSWKVNGLSLNDVPASNRRVFDDKIVLRSATSSDSAVYQCEASNRHGTILANANIMIMNLRPVIVTEDSQQYSAIEGKGVVLNCKVFSSPPSTISWSREDSADPVKGERFSVHENGSLEIHKIERDDVGEYSCIAKNTEGSSAITANLDIKDPTRIIDPPQDQRILIGTTAQFSCQARFDSSFSRDFDVFWLKDGIVIALNETEDSGYLVEDGVLQIINVSFRDQGRYSCVARTPVDQDIASAQLIVLDVPDAPEDLMLSEDYGRSAKLKWIPGDDHNSTTSEFIIEFEDSQREPGNWREVLRIPGNHASASLKLHGHVEYRFRVKAVNAIGKSRPSEPTESYKTPATAPDKNPENIKIEGHLPHEMDINWEPLTPIEHNGPGLEYKVSYRQQGVEDNWHEHVVKRHSFVVKNTPTFVPYEIKIHARNHQGWAPEPKVIMGYSGEDFPSAAPDDVAVDVMNNTAVKVSWTRVHKDKLRGHLGGYRVNWWRLRSLLDSRRFHEDKHTLTFPGDRGHALIPGLRPFSEYSLIVMAFNSRGNGPGSHAVNFRTPEGVPDRPSAFRAVDIQKHSVSLSWARPIEAHGLLVGFLLQYQMINDTEEVGPLLTINISNPESSKWLLQDLEPVSKYKLYMRACTRVGCGPAASEECTTSTEAPSPEVPTRCFSMSMFSSCGKSTTRSPPSTTRSRATNATLSSLVPALLNVSSSVSHNFANISWIPGSAQKDSELYVAYMNNRKGNWKISEPVNASKTFHVIEGLEPGTEYTVRLMAKNWVDNSSIFEDVIRTKAKGLASIHGGISNQSWFIGLMCAVALLTLTLLIACFVNRNKGGKYSVKEKEDLHPDVESQGMNDDTFCEYSDNDEKPLKGSLHSHSGDIKPADSGDSLVDYGDEEGQFNEDGSFIGEYAGRKERASVEIKGTGQTAA, from the exons ATGAGGCCGCTCTATAGCCCGGGCGTGGCCTGTGTCCTGGGCGTGGTCCTATGTCTCAGAGTCTTTTCTTCTTCCGCTGCTCTTGACATCCCCCTGGAGG TTTTAGCTCATATAAACA TTGAACAGCTTCCCACGATCATGGAGCAGTCATCGAGCCCAATGATCGCCGCCCCCTTTGACGAGAGTTTCACAATGGAGTGCGAAGCCAAAGGCAACCCGGAGCCGGA GTTCCGGTGGACAAAAAATGGGCAAGAGTTTGATCCGTACCAAGACTCTAGGCTGAGGACTGAAGATGGCTCTGGGACATTCACAATTCCCAACAACGGGAACCTCTCAGACTTCCAGGGAAGCTATCGCTGTTACGCCTCAAACAAACTGGGGACGGCCATAACAGAGGAAATTGAATTCATCGTCCCCA ATGTTCCGAAATTTCCTAAAGAGAAAATTAACCCCATTGAAGTGGAAGAGGGCCAGTCTGTCATTTTAGAATGCAATCCACCCAAGGGCATCCCACCACTGCAGATCTACTGGATGACAATTG ACCTTCAACACATTGAGCAGGACGAGAGGGTGTCTATGGGCCTGAACGGGAACCTGTACTTCTCCAACGCCCTGCAGAAAGACAGCCGCAGGGACTACTGTTGCTTTGCCTCCTTCCCCAGGATACGGACCATTGTGCAGAAAACGGCCATGTCCGTCGTCGTCAAAAGCA CCAACGCCATTCTGGAGAGGAAACCTAGGCTGCTGACGCCATCTGGTgttaaaacatacacacacctcgTGAAAGGAGAAGATCTACTTCTTGAGTGCATTGCTGAAGGCTT CCCAACCCCCAACATTGAGTGGGTCAAAGTGGGTGACAAACTTCCAGACCGAGCACTTTTGGAGAATCATGGGAAGCTCCTAACCATTCCGGAGGTGCAGGATACAGATGATGGGAAATACATGTGCAAAGCAAAGAATCCTCACGGGGAAACTACTCACTACTTTCACGTGACTGTGGAGG agCCACCCCGGTGGGAGTTTGAGCCTGAGAGCCAGCTGAGTATGATCGGCACCGACGTGCTCATCAAGTGCGCCGTGACGGGCAACCCCAAGCCCACCGTCTCCTGGAAAGTCAACGGCCTCTCTCTGAATG ATGTCCCCGCCTCCAACAGGCGAGTGTTTGACGATAAAATTGTCCTGCGCAGCGCCACTTCCAGTGACAGCGCCGTTTATCAGTGCGAAGCCTCCAACAGGCACGGGACCATCTTAGCCAACGCCAACATTATGATCATGA ACCTGAGACCTGTGATTGTGACTGAGGACAGTCAGCAGTACTCCGCCATTGAGGGGAAGGGCGTGGTCCTAAACTGTAAGGTCTTCAGCTCCCCGCCTTCCACCATCTCCTG GAGCCGAGAAGACAGCGCCGATCCTGTGAAGGGCGAGCGCTTTTCTGTCCACGAGAACGGCTCGCTGGAGATCCACAAGATCGAGAGAGACGATGTGGGAGAGTATTCATGCATCGCCAAAAATACAGAAGGCTCGTCGGCCATTACCGCCAACTTAGACATTAAAG ATCCCACCAGAATCATAGATCCACCGCAAGACCAACGGATCCTGATAGGAACCACTGCACAGTTCTCATGCCAGGCCCGTTTCGACTCATCCTTCAGCCGTGACTTTGACGTGTTCTGGCTCAAGGACGGCATAGTGATAGCCCTCAATGAGACTGAGGATTCTGG GTATCTTGTGGAGGACGGGGTTCTTCAGATCATCAACGTGAGCTTCAGAGACCAGGGCCGATACTCGTGTGTCGCCCGGACTCCAGTGGACCAGGATATTGCATCGGCACAGCTTATTGTCCTGG ATGTCCCTGATGCACCAGAAGACCTGATGTTGTCAGAAGACTATGGTAGGAGTGCAAAACTGAAATGGATCCCGGGGGATGACCACAACAGCACAACCTCGG AGTTCATTATAGAGTTTGAAGACAGTCAGCGGGAACCAGGGAATTGGAGGGAAGTGCTGCGCATCCCTGGCAACCACGCCTCTGCGTCTCTGAAGCTGCACGGCCATGTCGAGTACCGCTTCCGCGTCAAGGCGGTCAACGCCATAGGGAAGAGTCGTCCGAGCGAGCCCACCGAGAGCTACAAAACTCCGGCCACAG CTCCTGACAAGAATCCTGAAAACATCAAAATCGAAGGTCATTTGCCGCATGAAATGGATATTAACTGGGAG CCATTGACTCCAATTGAGCACAACGGTCCCGGCTTGGAGTATAAGGTGAGCTACAGGCAGCAAGGTGTCGAGGACAACTGGCACGAGCATGTGGTGAAGAGACACTCATTCGTGGTGAAGAACACTCCCACGTTTGTCCCCTATGAGATCAAAATCCATGCCAGGAACCACCAGGGGTGGGCGCCGGAGCCCAAAGTAATCATGGGTTACTCAGGAGAGGACT TTCCATCCGCAGCCCCGGACGACGTTGCAGTGGACGTGATGAACAACACGGCGGTGAAGGTCAGCTGGACGCGCGTCCACAAGGACAAGCTGCGCGGACATCTGGGAGGCTACAGG GTAAACTGGTGGAGGCTGCGCAGTCTCCTGGATTCAAGGAGATTTCACGAGGACAAGCACACGCTGACGTTTCCCGGAGACAGGGGGCACGCCCTGATTCCCGGACTCCGGCCCTTCTCCGAGTACAGCCTGATCGTCATGGCTTTCAACAGCCGGGGAAACGGACCGGGCAGCCATGCTGTCAACTTCAGAACCCCCGAGGGAG TGCCAGACCGGCCATCTGCTTTCAGAGCCGTGGACATACAGAAACACAGCGTCTCGTTAAGCTGGGCCCGTCCGATAGAAGCGCACGGCCTCCTCGTGGGATTCTTACTCCAGTACCAGATGA TCAATGACACAGAAGAAGTGGGGCCACTTCTCACCATCAACATCAGCAACCCGGAGAGCAGCAAGTGGCTCCTGCAGGACCTTGAGCCCGTGAGCAAATACAAGTTGTACATGAGAGCCTGCACCCGAGTCGGCTGTGGCCCTGCGGCCAGCGAGGAGTGCACCACCAGCACAGAAGCCC CCTCGCCAGAAGTACCAACACGCTGCTTCAGTATGAGCATGTTTTCTTCCTGTG GCAAGTCCACTACCCGCTCTCCTCCAAGCACCACAAGGTCCCGTGCGACCAATGCCACTCTGTCCTCCTTAG TTCCGGCCTTGTTGAATGTTAGTTCGTCAGTTAGCCACAACTTTGCAAATATCAGCTGGATTCCGGGGAGCGCGCAAAAGGACTCAGAGTTGTATGTTGCATATATGAACAACC GTAAAGGTAACTGGAAGATATCCGAGCCGGTAAACGCCTCTAAGACTTTCCACGTCATTGaagggcttgaacctgggactgaaTACACTGTGCGCCTTATGGCTAAGAACTGGGTTGATAATTCTAGTATTTTTGAAGATGTAATCAGGACAAAGGCCAAAG GTCTGGCCAGCATCCATGGAGGAATCTCCAATCAGAGCTGGTTCATTGGGCTGATGTGTGCGGTGGCCCTCCTCACTCTCACTCTGCTGATTGCCTGCTTTGTCAACAGGAACAAAGGAGGAAAATATTCAG TTAAAGAGAAGGAAGACCTTCACCCAGACGTGGAATCTCAGGGAATGAATGATGATACATTTTGTGAATACAG TGACAATGACGAGAAACCGCTGAAGGGCAGCCTGCATTCTCACAGCGGGGACATTAAACCAGCAGACAGCGGGGACAGTCTAGTGGACTATGGTGATGAAGAAGGCCAGTTCAACGAGGATGGCTCCTTCATTGGCGAATACGCAGGACGGAAGGAGCGGGCGTCTGTTGAAATCAAAGGGACCGGTCAGACTGCAGCATAA